Part of the Lentisphaera araneosa HTCC2155 genome, TGCCCTGACTGATCCAACTCTTTGCCTGTGCGCAGGATATTCTTTCCAACTCGCGATCGGACATCAAAGCCAAAGGGCCCCCACTCATAGCAGGCACCGTTGTCCGATAAAATCATGATGACCGTATTTTCGTACTGCCCGCTCTTTTTCAGCTGCTCGACAATCCGACCCATGCCATCGTCCACATGCTTTACCATCGCCGCATAGATCGCCATGCGATAGGCAAGATCTTCCTGACGATCTTTGTCTAAGGAATCCCAAGCCGGGTTCGGCTTCCCGGGAAAGCCATTGGCAATCTCATTCTTATCGGTCGGCACGAGCGAACGTGGCGGAAGCTTCCAGCTATCGCTATCGATCAGCCCGATCTCCTTCAATTTTTCAAACCGCTTTTCGCGCAATTCATCCCAGCCCTTGCGATAGGTCGGAACAAAGGACTTCACCGACTCAATTGGAGCATGCAATGGAAAATGAGGCGATGAGTGTGCCAAATAAAGGAACCACGGCTTCCTCTTCTTTTCGGCCTGTCCCATGAACTCGATGGCATAGTCTGTAAAAACATCCGTCGCATAGAATTCACCGTCGTCATATTTTAGTTCCGGCTTCCGCCCTCGTGGAAGCCGCCTATATCTTTCCTGAATCCATTGGTCCTGCGAATGGCCACCCGGATAGCCATAAAACTCGTCAAAACCGCGATCCGTCGGCAAATGGCCAACATGCCACTTTCCTACTCCATAGGTTGAATAGCCATGGTTTCCAAGCACCTCTGCCAGCGTCACGCAATCCGCCACCAGCTTGCCGCTCCCGTTCAGAAGTCCTGCCTGTCCCGGATGTAACCCCGTCAACAAAGACCCCCTGGTCGGAACGCAACGCGCCGAGTTGGTCATGCCAGTGAAGCGCAAACCCTTCTTTGCCAAACGGTCGATGTGCGGCGTCCGAATCTCACTGCCATAGCAGCCGAGGTCACTGAAGCCCAAATCATCAAACAATACCAATAAAATATTGGGCCGCTTGGCAGCCATAATCGCTGCTTCAGCTTTTTGCAGTTCCTCTGCAGTGGGCGGCACGAGAACTTTTGGCGGCTTCGGTGCTTTTTTAACTTTCTTCTTTTTAATCGTCTCCTGAGCATTTGCGAAAAGCGCAAAGCTCAAAAATGCTAGTACTAAAAGTTGAGTTCTCTTTTTCATATTTATCGTCATTCTATAACAAAATTGTTCTAATTCATGTTATACGAATCGGCAAAATTGCTCCCTTCTAACAAGCAATGCGAAATAATGTTGAATAAATATTCTATTCAGAACTGATACTAAGCTTGTGCGTCACTCAGTAGCAGAAATCATTTGTTCGCCAGGTTGAGGCATTTTGAGTGTGGGTTCACCTTCGATTAGACCTAGCTTAGCTAAGAATTTATCTGATTCAATGAGCAGGATATCTGACCATGGTTGATAAATCCAAAAGGCATGACCCTCGTTTTTAGCGATCTTAAGTTCGACATTTTTTACACCCATTTGAGTGAGCTTTTTATGAGCTTGATTCCAGCCCTTTAACCAAGGATCTTGATCGCCAAAGAGAATCAGTGAGGGTGGGAACTTATCATTTAAATGACAAAGTACATCAACTTGTGGATCTTCATGATCGCGCTCAGTGAAAGCGGGATTATAGCCGATGTAGGCCACGATAGAAGTGTCGATATTTTTCGAGTCTGTGGGATCATTTAGACCTTTTGTATTCAAGGCCGCCAAGAGGCTGATGTGACCGCCCGCCGAATCTCCACCTTTAATCATATACTGTTGATGATCTTTAATGGCTGTTTTAGAAATGAGTTTCCCTACCTCATTACCAGCTGGCCAGAAGAAACTATGGCCCATAAAAAGAGAATTGTATCCTGTCTTTCTTTTTGAATCTCCAGCAAGTAAGGATAGCGTTGAAAGTACTACTAGAAATGTGATAATATGGATGCTTTTTCTTTTCATCTTAAATTCTCCAGCTTATTAATTGTTTTAATTTATATTAAATGAAGCTTTGTGGGGCAAAACC contains:
- a CDS encoding alpha/beta hydrolase is translated as MKRKSIHIITFLVVLSTLSLLAGDSKRKTGYNSLFMGHSFFWPAGNEVGKLISKTAIKDHQQYMIKGGDSAGGHISLLAALNTKGLNDPTDSKNIDTSIVAYIGYNPAFTERDHEDPQVDVLCHLNDKFPPSLILFGDQDPWLKGWNQAHKKLTQMGVKNVELKIAKNEGHAFWIYQPWSDILLIESDKFLAKLGLIEGEPTLKMPQPGEQMISATE
- a CDS encoding arylsulfatase gives rise to the protein MKKRTQLLVLAFLSFALFANAQETIKKKKVKKAPKPPKVLVPPTAEELQKAEAAIMAAKRPNILLVLFDDLGFSDLGCYGSEIRTPHIDRLAKKGLRFTGMTNSARCVPTRGSLLTGLHPGQAGLLNGSGKLVADCVTLAEVLGNHGYSTYGVGKWHVGHLPTDRGFDEFYGYPGGHSQDQWIQERYRRLPRGRKPELKYDDGEFYATDVFTDYAIEFMGQAEKKRKPWFLYLAHSSPHFPLHAPIESVKSFVPTYRKGWDELREKRFEKLKEIGLIDSDSWKLPPRSLVPTDKNEIANGFPGKPNPAWDSLDKDRQEDLAYRMAIYAAMVKHVDDGMGRIVEQLKKSGQYENTVIMILSDNGACYEWGPFGFDVRSRVGKNILRTGKELDQSGQPGTYMSYGSAWANLGNTPYRMYKHFTHQGGIVTPFIIHWPKIEKVNRWVRDPAHIIDLMPTMLQLSGAKYPKRYNDNDIQPMEGVSLVPTFLGKSLAPRTLCYYHQGARAVQRGKWKIVYTKKEPTPPKWELYDLEKDPCELDDLAEIHPEVMRELIKEYDEWAERAIPKNKQRQKHRE